A genomic window from Sulfurospirillum multivorans DSM 12446 includes:
- a CDS encoding recombinase RecT codes for MSKNQLDDGTQAQVAVVRSPFSAAALTIEQMSILKTQIAPGITDGDLMYCLEIAKQAQLNPIIKEIYFVPRKQNIAEYGQPDQWVTKHDPMIGRRGARTIARRKGMTVPPTTGYTIKLFPYLDPEGEWQEKRDLVGWAELEIEGKKVRKEAAYSVYKQTTKKGEVTQFWKGMPTVMVEKVAEFQLLDAVYGLDGLMSVDAGFLDGENASLPIQSLKKDKAKVIDALSSLGIEYTINGDTITVQKAYAHSAVLKSTGFNHHDGVWKITVTESDMLDAEILPKPIEETPIAPKPTKPEKTSKKTSPKSDLMKLLLGNGITTEEAGRFVEKTFGDLSDLKKVEDIISPDNRETLMNQIKAFLNPTLPPKEEKPTQTALFEGIPPLDEDDEKNPFGE; via the coding sequence ATGTCAAAAAATCAATTAGATGATGGAACACAAGCTCAAGTTGCGGTTGTAAGATCGCCATTTAGTGCAGCAGCGCTCACGATAGAACAAATGAGCATCCTCAAAACTCAAATTGCACCAGGAATCACTGATGGAGATTTGATGTATTGTTTGGAAATTGCGAAGCAAGCACAATTAAATCCGATCATTAAAGAGATCTATTTTGTTCCAAGAAAGCAGAATATTGCTGAATATGGACAACCAGATCAATGGGTGACTAAACACGATCCTATGATTGGGCGAAGAGGTGCGCGCACTATCGCAAGAAGAAAAGGGATGACTGTTCCTCCTACTACTGGATACACTATTAAACTTTTCCCTTACCTTGATCCTGAGGGTGAATGGCAAGAGAAAAGAGATCTGGTTGGTTGGGCTGAGCTTGAAATCGAAGGCAAAAAAGTTCGTAAAGAGGCGGCATACAGCGTTTACAAACAAACCACTAAAAAAGGTGAAGTTACACAATTTTGGAAAGGTATGCCTACTGTAATGGTTGAGAAGGTAGCAGAATTTCAGCTACTTGATGCCGTTTATGGTCTTGATGGGCTTATGTCAGTTGATGCTGGATTCCTTGATGGCGAAAATGCTTCTTTACCTATTCAGTCATTGAAAAAAGATAAAGCGAAAGTCATTGACGCGCTTAGCTCGCTTGGGATTGAGTATACGATTAATGGTGACACTATTACAGTCCAGAAGGCCTATGCGCATTCCGCAGTATTAAAATCCACTGGTTTTAACCATCATGATGGTGTGTGGAAGATCACTGTTACAGAAAGCGATATGCTTGATGCTGAAATTTTGCCAAAGCCTATTGAAGAAACGCCTATTGCTCCTAAACCAACTAAGCCAGAAAAAACATCTAAAAAGACAAGCCCAAAATCGGATTTGATGAAACTGTTACTTGGTAATGGTATCACGACTGAAGAGGCTGGAAGATTTGTCGAAAAAACATTCGGTGATTTAAGCGATTTGAAAAAAGTCGAAGATATCATCAGTCCTGATAATAGGGAAACTTTGATGAACCAAATCAAAGCGTTTCTAAATCCTACATTACCTCCAAAAGAGGAAAAACCTACACAAACTGCTTTATTTGAAGGCATTCCACCACTTGATGAGGACGATGAAAAAAATCCTTTTGGTGAATAA